Proteins co-encoded in one Acidovorax sp. 69 genomic window:
- a CDS encoding DUF1841 family protein — protein sequence MFSPSQADVRRFLCGVHAKTQSGAPMEAIETLASLWIAEHPEYHADLSDADAAVARNYDEKPGQTNPFLHLSMHLSISEQCSIDQPRGIRQAVELLTARLDSLHDAHHAAMDCLGEMLWDSQRAGRPPDGDAYIACVQRRATRD from the coding sequence ATGTTCAGCCCCTCCCAAGCCGACGTGCGCCGCTTTCTTTGCGGGGTACATGCCAAGACCCAAAGCGGTGCCCCCATGGAAGCCATCGAGACGCTGGCCAGCCTGTGGATTGCCGAGCACCCCGAATACCACGCAGACCTGTCCGATGCCGACGCGGCCGTGGCGCGCAACTACGACGAAAAGCCGGGCCAGACCAACCCGTTTTTGCACCTGTCGATGCACCTGTCCATCAGCGAACAATGCAGCATCGACCAGCCGCGTGGCATCCGTCAGGCGGTGGAGCTGCTGACGGCGCGGCTCGATTCGCTGCACGACGCCCATCATGCGGCCATGGACTGCCTGGGCGAGATGCTGTGGGACAGCCAGCGCGCTGGCCGCCCGCCCGATGGCGACGCCTACATCGCGTGTGTGCAGCGGCGCGCCACGCGGGACTGA